In Sebaldella termitidis ATCC 33386, one DNA window encodes the following:
- a CDS encoding ROK family transcriptional regulator: MKKLNITDYKALEEIRTNNKISRIKLSGSLELTPAAVTKIIKKLSGLKLIENNNILKSTGGRPEKSLKINHRYKMILGINFGPEFIETALSYLDGELLCMKRRNFYIRSQEKILRILFEEIDNVLEEYSKDDILGIGLALHGTVNREKGISIFSPHFGWKNLNIQELIEKKYSLPVIIDNDVRAMAIAEHEFGRAQNTDNFLVIHISNGIGGAIFLNGKTYEGSDFSAGEIGHITAVENSSRRCSCGKYGCLEAESSDEAIKNKVLTELEKIQEKVDISLKTEDIYKMAAEKKEPYFSVVRNSSYEIGKAVGNLLNILNIKLVIVAGRIVNTDSLFFVNLNKGIKKNILDGLEKDLHTVPAKLYDSIGIYGAFSLVTTNLFKGRKLIK, translated from the coding sequence TTGAAAAAGCTGAATATTACCGACTATAAGGCTCTCGAGGAAATAAGAACAAACAATAAAATTTCCAGAATAAAACTATCAGGAAGCCTTGAACTCACACCTGCCGCTGTTACCAAAATAATAAAAAAACTCAGCGGACTGAAACTTATTGAAAACAATAACATTTTGAAATCTACTGGCGGAAGACCGGAAAAAAGTCTCAAGATAAACCATAGATATAAAATGATTCTGGGGATAAATTTTGGTCCCGAATTTATAGAAACTGCACTCAGCTATCTCGACGGAGAACTTCTTTGTATGAAAAGAAGAAATTTTTATATCCGCAGTCAGGAAAAAATTCTGCGTATACTCTTTGAGGAAATAGATAATGTCCTTGAAGAATACTCTAAAGATGATATTCTCGGCATAGGTCTTGCACTTCACGGCACTGTTAACAGAGAAAAAGGAATATCTATATTTTCCCCACATTTCGGATGGAAAAACCTGAATATACAGGAGCTTATAGAAAAAAAGTATTCTCTGCCTGTAATCATTGATAATGATGTGAGAGCCATGGCAATTGCAGAGCATGAATTTGGACGGGCACAGAATACCGATAATTTTCTGGTCATACATATAAGCAATGGAATCGGCGGAGCCATCTTTCTGAATGGTAAAACCTATGAAGGCTCTGACTTCAGTGCAGGAGAAATCGGACATATCACTGCTGTGGAAAATTCATCAAGAAGATGCAGCTGTGGAAAATACGGATGTCTTGAAGCAGAAAGCTCCGACGAAGCAATAAAAAACAAAGTTCTTACCGAACTGGAAAAAATACAGGAGAAGGTAGATATCTCCCTGAAAACAGAAGATATATACAAAATGGCAGCTGAAAAAAAAGAGCCATATTTCAGCGTGGTAAGAAATTCTTCTTATGAAATAGGGAAAGCAGTGGGAAATCTTCTGAATATACTCAATATAAAGCTGGTTATAGTAGCAGGAAGAATTGTCAATACAGATTCGCTTTTCTTTGTCAATCTGAATAAAGGAATAAAAAAGAATATCCTTGACGGTCTTGAAAAAGATCTTCATACAGTTCCTGCTAAATTATATGACTCTATAGGAATATACGGTGCCTTTTCCCTCGTTACCACTAATTTATTCAAGGGAAGAAAGCTGATAAAATAG
- a CDS encoding MotA/TolQ/ExbB proton channel family protein: MKVVNYLIVGGIFMWPILMALVCGMAVLLEKTWYFLKNEKDMTDKFKKNLIKLIQNGNKKEIIDFCSTKKNSVAKTIKNTLETFEEDEGGDFDPRYLEEIAKETTLEQITRLEKGMWLLNIVATVSPQLGLLGTVTGMIMAFKGLSGAGGADSTIIAAGISEALYTTAFGLIVGIPALIAYNFFDRRIDSVLIEVERMTVYLTNSMQNKNNGIKNSYRVFNQGEVYEKYETQKKN, from the coding sequence ATGAAAGTAGTAAATTATTTAATTGTCGGCGGTATTTTCATGTGGCCGATATTGATGGCTCTGGTATGCGGAATGGCAGTGCTGCTGGAGAAAACATGGTATTTTCTGAAAAATGAAAAAGACATGACTGATAAGTTTAAGAAAAATCTTATAAAACTTATTCAAAACGGAAATAAAAAAGAGATTATAGATTTTTGCAGTACAAAGAAAAATTCCGTTGCCAAAACAATAAAAAATACTCTGGAAACATTTGAAGAAGATGAAGGGGGAGATTTTGACCCGCGTTATCTGGAAGAAATAGCCAAAGAAACTACTCTGGAACAGATTACCAGACTGGAGAAGGGAATGTGGCTTTTGAATATAGTGGCAACTGTATCACCTCAGCTTGGACTGCTTGGGACTGTAACAGGAATGATAATGGCATTTAAAGGTCTTTCGGGAGCAGGCGGAGCTGATTCGACAATAATAGCGGCAGGGATATCAGAAGCTCTTTATACTACAGCTTTTGGTTTGATAGTAGGAATTCCGGCACTTATTGCATATAACTTTTTTGACAGAAGAATAGACAGTGTACTGATAGAAGTGGAACGAATGACTGTATATCTTACGAACAGCATGCAGAATAAAAACAACGGAATAAAAAATTCCTACAGAGTTTTTAATCAAGGAGAAGTCTATGAGAAATATGAGACGCAGAAGAAGAACTAG
- a CDS encoding ExbD/TolR family protein: MRNMRRRRRTRGPEISMLNLIDIIFTMLIFFMVATTFNVYSNLGINVPDSEMKKTETKEQKVEILLNKNKEYFLKTDSAVRKIDVNNLEAEVSFLKNTKEKNITLTADKELEYGMIIELMGKLKNAGIKDINLNIQATGV; this comes from the coding sequence ATGAGAAATATGAGACGCAGAAGAAGAACTAGAGGACCGGAAATTTCCATGCTGAATTTGATTGACATAATTTTCACGATGCTTATTTTCTTTATGGTAGCGACGACATTCAATGTATACAGTAATCTGGGCATTAACGTACCTGATTCGGAAATGAAAAAAACAGAAACAAAGGAACAAAAAGTAGAAATTTTATTAAATAAAAATAAAGAATATTTTTTAAAGACTGACAGTGCTGTAAGAAAAATAGATGTAAACAATCTTGAGGCTGAGGTGTCATTTTTGAAAAATACAAAGGAAAAAAACATAACTCTTACTGCGGATAAAGAGCTGGAATACGGGATGATAATAGAGCTTATGGGAAAATTAAAAAATGCGGGGATAAAGGATATTAATCTTAATATACAAGCTACAGGTGTATAA
- a CDS encoding TonB-dependent receptor, translating to MFKKIAILCLLAIALLANANEEVTVTGEIRMDENITTTTGFESTVKEQVKNVTVISRDDIEKKGYKNLQEVLRDAPGITFVDAGGGASIDMRGQGDKAVSKVKVLVDGVMMNLLDTSHGVTPINTIGVSNIERIEIIPGGGAVLYGNGTVGGVVNIITKKPTETGGRIGAEYGSHYDKNANAYLGFKINEQLYLNFDYSGRDAHTYRDKEEFRNDYWAAGIRYDISDRQSLAFKGSRFTEDGTSVGALTQAQMDQNREQAGSSLTNYDETRTEFVLDYGINVLDNLRFDITGYWQEDETKTKQDAKMGSISYTSNGLFDDEKFGINLKGKYNYSKGELIFGYNYLDNDMKRQSHSILASGATMSKTTVDLGKVTNSLYILEKHNILDNLQIIGGFREEWAKYTIDRTDGTYALNKDDNDSNSAWELALNYLYRDTGNVYMRYEHGFLSPTPTQLTNKDPLTGYYLNDLKSETYDTYEIGMKDVVLGSYVSLTGFYTKTKDEISQVFTTGHGMGWEFYNLDETERYGIEAFAEQYFGPVTINESIAYIDAEITSGSKKGQNIPYVSDIKATIGVKYEIIKNLNAGLNFNYYGDAEDAAGKKVDAYSTTDFVVSYDFENGIGIIAGVNNLFNEKYNTYQSTSTSTGVTEYKPADEINYYVGVRYAF from the coding sequence ATGTTTAAGAAAATTGCAATTTTATGTTTATTGGCTATTGCTCTTCTTGCCAATGCAAATGAGGAAGTCACTGTTACAGGTGAAATCAGAATGGACGAGAATATAACAACAACTACAGGTTTTGAAAGTACAGTAAAGGAGCAGGTAAAGAATGTTACTGTAATTTCAAGAGATGATATAGAAAAGAAAGGATATAAGAATCTTCAGGAAGTACTTAGAGATGCACCCGGTATTACATTTGTAGATGCCGGAGGCGGAGCAAGTATTGATATGAGAGGTCAGGGAGATAAAGCTGTTTCTAAAGTAAAAGTACTTGTAGACGGAGTAATGATGAATCTTCTTGATACTTCACACGGAGTTACACCTATTAATACAATAGGAGTATCAAATATTGAAAGAATAGAAATAATTCCCGGAGGCGGTGCCGTGCTGTACGGAAACGGAACTGTAGGGGGAGTGGTTAACATTATAACTAAAAAACCTACTGAAACAGGCGGAAGAATAGGTGCGGAATATGGTTCGCACTATGATAAAAATGCTAATGCCTATCTGGGATTTAAGATAAATGAGCAGCTGTACCTAAACTTTGATTACAGCGGAAGAGACGCACATACATACAGAGATAAGGAAGAATTCAGAAATGACTACTGGGCGGCAGGAATAAGATATGATATAAGTGACAGACAATCATTGGCGTTTAAAGGAAGCAGATTCACAGAGGACGGGACTTCGGTAGGAGCTCTTACACAGGCTCAGATGGATCAGAACAGAGAACAGGCAGGTTCGTCACTTACAAATTATGATGAAACAAGAACTGAATTTGTACTGGATTATGGAATAAATGTACTGGATAATCTTAGATTTGACATTACAGGATATTGGCAGGAAGATGAGACTAAGACAAAACAGGATGCTAAAATGGGGTCAATCTCTTATACTTCAAACGGATTATTTGATGATGAAAAATTTGGAATAAACCTGAAGGGTAAATATAATTATTCAAAAGGGGAATTAATATTCGGTTACAACTATCTGGACAATGATATGAAAAGACAGAGTCATTCAATACTTGCATCAGGTGCAACAATGAGTAAAACAACAGTAGACCTTGGAAAAGTGACAAACAGTCTTTACATCTTAGAAAAGCATAATATTTTGGATAACTTGCAAATCATCGGCGGATTCAGAGAAGAGTGGGCTAAATATACTATAGACAGAACAGACGGTACTTATGCGCTTAACAAAGATGATAATGACAGTAACAGTGCATGGGAACTGGCTTTAAATTATCTTTACAGAGATACGGGGAATGTATATATGAGATATGAACACGGATTCTTATCACCTACACCAACACAGCTGACAAATAAAGATCCGTTAACAGGATATTACTTAAATGACCTGAAATCGGAAACTTACGATACATATGAAATAGGAATGAAAGATGTAGTTTTAGGATCTTATGTTTCATTAACTGGATTCTATACTAAGACAAAGGATGAAATTTCACAGGTGTTTACTACCGGTCATGGTATGGGATGGGAATTCTATAACCTTGATGAAACTGAAAGATACGGAATCGAAGCATTTGCAGAGCAGTATTTCGGACCTGTAACAATAAACGAATCGATAGCTTATATAGATGCCGAAATTACTTCCGGAAGTAAAAAAGGACAGAATATACCTTATGTATCTGATATCAAAGCAACTATAGGCGTAAAATACGAAATTATCAAAAACCTGAATGCAGGATTAAACTTTAACTATTACGGAGATGCCGAAGATGCTGCAGGAAAGAAAGTAGATGCTTACAGTACTACAGACTTCGTAGTAAGCTATGACTTTGAAAACGGAATTGGAATTATAGCCGGAGTTAATAATTTATTCAATGAAAAATATAATACATACCAAAGTACAAGCACAAGTACCGGGGTAACTGAATATAAACCCGCAGACGAAATTAATTATTATGTAGGAGTGAGATATGCATTCTAG
- a CDS encoding FecCD family ABC transporter permease, protein MHSSTRRIYIILIVLLFMISIFSLSTGSVQIPKTGIIKYFLGMGGDLSDSMKTILISVRLPRILMAVLIGMLLSSSGTVVQTVFQNPLADPYIIGIAASATFGAVLAFVFNLPDIMYGVLAFVTSVIVSIIIFKLSKSGNKSDITTLLIIGIAISSFLGAFTSFAMYLIGENSFKIVTWMMGYLGSATWEKIVILLFPLIVSVFYFFAKRHELDLLLSGDEEAHALGVNVEKLKKRMLVVASLIVGFSVAFTGMIGFVGLIVPHTMRLLTKSSSNTRLIPLASIGGGVFLLFCDTIGRTIIAPVEIPIGVVTSFFGAPFFLYLAMRSKKGG, encoded by the coding sequence ATGCATTCTAGTACTAGAAGGATTTATATTATCTTGATAGTTCTGTTGTTTATGATTTCTATATTCTCTCTTTCCACAGGAAGTGTCCAGATTCCGAAAACCGGAATTATAAAATATTTCCTTGGAATGGGGGGAGATTTAAGTGATTCAATGAAGACAATACTGATAAGTGTAAGGCTTCCAAGAATTTTGATGGCTGTACTGATAGGAATGCTGTTATCCAGCTCGGGAACAGTAGTACAGACAGTTTTTCAGAATCCTCTTGCAGATCCTTATATAATAGGTATAGCAGCTAGTGCCACTTTCGGGGCGGTACTAGCCTTTGTCTTTAATTTGCCTGATATTATGTACGGGGTTCTGGCTTTTGTAACATCTGTAATAGTTTCCATTATTATTTTCAAATTATCAAAATCCGGAAATAAGTCTGATATTACCACGCTTCTGATAATCGGAATCGCAATATCGTCTTTTCTGGGAGCCTTTACATCTTTTGCAATGTACCTTATAGGTGAGAATTCATTTAAGATAGTAACATGGATGATGGGATATCTGGGATCGGCAACATGGGAAAAAATAGTAATTTTATTGTTTCCCCTGATAGTATCTGTATTTTATTTTTTTGCCAAAAGACACGAACTGGATCTGCTTCTCAGCGGAGATGAAGAAGCACATGCTTTGGGAGTTAATGTAGAAAAACTGAAAAAAAGAATGCTGGTGGTTGCTTCGTTAATTGTGGGATTTTCTGTAGCATTTACAGGAATGATAGGTTTTGTGGGACTGATAGTGCCGCATACGATGAGACTTCTGACTAAGAGCAGCAGCAATACAAGACTGATACCCCTTGCTTCCATTGGAGGAGGAGTTTTTCTGCTTTTTTGTGATACTATTGGAAGAACCATAATTGCACCTGTAGAAATACCAATCGGGGTTGTTACATCATTTTTCGGTGCACCGTTCTTTTTATATCTTGCTATGAGAAGTAAAAAGGGAGGATAA
- a CDS encoding ABC transporter ATP-binding protein: MKHNVKVNKLSFSYNNNNILNEVNIDIKKGEFTGILGPNGCGKSTLLKNILRYLQPENGVIEIKDKNIKDYKQKDLAKTLGFVPQKSSLSMPLTVEDVVYMGRVAHMKNSWAGFSENDNKIVDDVIRILKLEKFRKRPAFSLSGGEFQRVLLARALVQEPEILLLDEPTSALDINYALEIMRLTSHFVKEGRLTGIMVLHDLNLAAMYCDNIIFLKDGKVKYTGSPTELFTSEVLEEIYGFKCEIVNNGDYPYVLPHKL; this comes from the coding sequence GTGAAACATAATGTAAAAGTAAATAAGCTGTCATTCAGCTATAATAACAATAATATACTGAATGAAGTGAATATTGACATAAAAAAGGGAGAGTTCACGGGAATACTGGGACCTAACGGCTGCGGCAAATCAACGCTTCTAAAAAATATACTGAGATATTTACAGCCGGAAAACGGGGTTATAGAAATTAAAGATAAAAATATAAAAGATTATAAACAAAAAGATCTGGCGAAAACACTGGGTTTTGTACCGCAAAAATCGTCTCTTTCCATGCCGCTTACCGTAGAGGATGTTGTTTATATGGGCAGGGTAGCGCATATGAAAAACAGCTGGGCGGGCTTTAGTGAAAATGATAATAAAATAGTAGATGATGTAATAAGAATATTAAAGCTGGAAAAATTCAGAAAAAGACCTGCTTTTTCATTATCAGGCGGTGAATTTCAGAGGGTTCTTCTGGCACGGGCTTTGGTTCAGGAGCCGGAAATATTGCTTCTTGATGAGCCTACATCAGCTCTTGATATTAATTATGCTCTTGAGATAATGAGACTTACCTCGCATTTTGTAAAAGAAGGCAGACTTACCGGAATAATGGTACTGCATGATTTGAATCTTGCGGCAATGTACTGTGATAATATAATATTTTTGAAAGACGGAAAAGTAAAGTATACAGGAAGTCCGACAGAGCTCTTTACTTCGGAGGTACTGGAGGAAATATACGGCTTTAAATGTGAAATAGTAAATAACGGTGATTATCCTTATGTATTACCGCATAAATTATAA
- a CDS encoding ABC transporter substrate-binding protein codes for MYKKRIIMFLMIVLGALGLISCGKEPEAKEEAVKETTVYKKIVVLDPAVVEMLYLLNAEDRIAAVAHSQTTGIWPEDKTKDLPDVGTLAKPSLEKIISFSPDLVVLSIHSTGLAKDLEAHGIKTVSFPANSFDDIFNNFLEVGKLIGKENEAQKITAEKKEKLEEIKKSEPLNKKGAFIYSASPMMAFGENSLPGEVLKIYGVENLTDKVKGERPILTPEYVIEENPDFLLVGLGVSSEDEIVTANPQLKDTNAVKNKNIIKVNSQALLRGSPRIVDETMNLYEEIKNLK; via the coding sequence ATGTACAAAAAGAGAATAATAATGTTTCTTATGATAGTTTTGGGTGCACTGGGATTAATTTCCTGCGGAAAAGAACCAGAGGCAAAAGAAGAAGCTGTAAAAGAAACTACAGTATATAAAAAAATAGTTGTGCTGGATCCGGCAGTAGTAGAGATGTTATACCTTCTGAATGCCGAAGACAGAATAGCAGCAGTAGCACATTCACAGACAACAGGTATATGGCCTGAGGATAAAACTAAGGATCTGCCTGATGTGGGAACTTTGGCAAAGCCTTCTCTGGAAAAAATAATTTCCTTTTCACCTGATCTGGTGGTATTAAGTATACATTCCACAGGTCTGGCTAAAGATCTGGAAGCACACGGTATCAAAACTGTATCTTTTCCTGCCAACAGTTTTGATGATATATTTAATAATTTTCTTGAGGTGGGGAAATTAATAGGAAAAGAAAACGAAGCACAAAAAATAACAGCAGAAAAAAAAGAAAAACTGGAAGAAATAAAGAAATCAGAACCGCTTAATAAAAAAGGCGCTTTTATATATTCTGCTTCACCTATGATGGCTTTCGGAGAGAATTCACTTCCGGGAGAGGTTTTGAAGATTTACGGTGTAGAAAATCTTACAGATAAGGTAAAAGGTGAAAGACCAATACTGACACCCGAATATGTCATAGAAGAGAATCCTGATTTTCTTCTTGTAGGACTCGGAGTAAGCAGCGAAGATGAAATAGTAACTGCAAATCCGCAGTTAAAAGATACAAATGCAGTAAAGAATAAAAATATAATAAAAGTAAATTCACAGGCTCTGCTTAGAGGCTCGCCGAGAATAGTAGACGAAACTATGAATCTGTATGAAGAAATCAAAAATTTAAAGTAG
- a CDS encoding HugZ family heme oxygenase, translating into MKDTIINHMNHDHMDALMVLVRYHNGKEDVNNAKMLDVDNRGMKILVNEAEEVFVPFGKDTELSEVKDELIDMLKTARTALGIEKKPGGHMNEAVKYISEFGSVVLGTVNAESEPNVTYAPYLRYEDKNYIYISKIGVHYDNLKNNGKLELLFLEDETKAKAVTVRQRVRFKAQAVFLERDEKFGKIMDAFEEKAGNTMKIMRDMTDFHLVELIFLEGSFVKGFGQAYTISESGEMEPLTSDKLGRTHESKE; encoded by the coding sequence ATGAAAGATACAATAATAAACCACATGAACCATGATCATATGGATGCTCTTATGGTTCTGGTGAGGTATCATAACGGAAAAGAAGATGTGAATAATGCAAAAATGCTTGATGTAGATAATAGAGGAATGAAAATTCTTGTAAATGAGGCAGAGGAGGTTTTTGTACCTTTTGGTAAGGATACGGAACTGTCTGAAGTAAAAGACGAATTGATAGATATGTTAAAAACAGCAAGAACAGCACTGGGGATAGAAAAAAAGCCGGGCGGACATATGAATGAGGCAGTAAAATATATCTCTGAATTTGGTTCTGTAGTATTGGGAACAGTAAATGCAGAAAGTGAACCGAATGTAACTTATGCTCCTTATTTAAGATATGAAGATAAAAATTATATTTATATAAGTAAAATAGGTGTACATTATGATAATTTGAAAAATAACGGTAAGCTCGAGCTTCTGTTTCTGGAAGATGAGACAAAGGCGAAGGCTGTCACTGTAAGACAGCGTGTAAGATTCAAGGCACAGGCAGTTTTTCTGGAAAGAGATGAAAAATTCGGGAAAATAATGGATGCTTTTGAAGAAAAAGCCGGAAATACAATGAAAATAATGAGAGATATGACCGACTTTCATCTGGTGGAGCTGATATTTTTGGAAGGCAGCTTTGTAAAAGGGTTTGGGCAGGCATATACTATATCTGAAAGCGGTGAAATGGAACCGCTGACTTCGGATAAGCTTGGCAGAACACATGAAAGCAAAGAATAG
- a CDS encoding coproporphyrinogen-III oxidase family protein yields MFEKRFKSHHDVKSIIGAKFKSSKRMGTPEEIKVLFDSEPKDETGILYIHTPFCDKICSFCNLNRKQLDNDLEEYTDFLISEFEKYGATNYMRHKRLEVVYFGGGTPTIFKAGQLERILESINKNFILKDNCEFTFETTLHNLTDEKLEVMERLGVNRLSIGIQTFSDRGRKILNRTYDKETAVKRLGEIKAKFKGLVCVDIIYNYPDQTPEEVKEDAEIVHSLNIDSSSFYSLMIHEGSKMSKDIKDDVFHLDYKLETDKELHNTFMNTLLDTGEYEILEITKINKKGRDKYKYITLSNKGTDILPVGLGAGGKLGNYEMFRMNYERQFFSYSSDEEQRIKNLSGLFQYPEVYFEDIKKFVPDNTFNKIYKLLEGMKEKELMDINKDHIELKGDGLFWGNTIGREVISISLEEE; encoded by the coding sequence ATGTTTGAAAAGCGTTTTAAGTCACATCATGATGTAAAATCAATCATTGGTGCAAAATTTAAATCATCTAAAAGAATGGGAACACCAGAAGAGATAAAAGTTCTTTTTGATTCGGAACCGAAAGATGAAACAGGAATTTTATATATTCATACTCCTTTCTGTGATAAGATCTGTTCATTCTGTAATTTGAACAGAAAGCAGCTGGACAATGACCTTGAGGAGTATACAGATTTTTTAATAAGCGAGTTTGAAAAATACGGGGCTACTAATTATATGAGACACAAAAGGCTGGAAGTAGTTTACTTTGGCGGCGGGACACCTACTATTTTTAAAGCCGGACAGCTTGAGAGAATATTGGAGTCTATAAATAAAAATTTTATCCTGAAAGATAACTGTGAATTTACTTTTGAAACAACACTTCATAATCTTACGGATGAGAAGCTGGAAGTAATGGAAAGACTAGGGGTAAACAGATTAAGTATAGGAATACAGACTTTTTCCGATAGGGGAAGAAAAATATTAAACAGAACTTATGATAAAGAAACAGCAGTGAAAAGGCTGGGAGAAATAAAAGCAAAGTTTAAGGGACTTGTCTGTGTGGATATTATTTATAATTATCCTGACCAGACTCCTGAGGAAGTGAAGGAAGATGCAGAGATAGTGCATAGTCTGAATATAGACAGTTCGAGTTTTTATTCACTGATGATACATGAAGGTTCGAAAATGTCAAAAGATATTAAGGATGATGTTTTTCATCTGGATTATAAACTTGAAACTGATAAGGAACTGCATAATACATTCATGAATACACTTTTGGATACAGGAGAGTATGAAATACTTGAAATAACTAAAATAAATAAAAAGGGCAGAGATAAGTATAAATATATTACACTGTCAAACAAGGGAACAGATATTTTGCCGGTGGGACTCGGAGCAGGAGGAAAACTGGGGAATTATGAGATGTTCAGAATGAATTATGAAAGGCAGTTCTTTTCATACAGCAGTGACGAAGAACAGAGGATAAAAAATTTAAGCGGATTATTCCAGTATCCGGAAGTGTACTTTGAAGACATAAAGAAATTTGTGCCGGATAATACTTTTAATAAAATCTATAAATTGCTTGAGGGGATGAAAGAAAAGGAATTAATGGATATAAACAAGGATCATATAGAATTAAAAGGCGATGGTTTGTTTTGGGGAAATACAATAGGGCGTGAAGTAATTTCAATTAGTTTAGAGGAGGAATAA
- a CDS encoding flavodoxin family protein: MKTLVTYSTLTGNTKKVAEAVFEAVSGEKEIMDIKSIKETDGYDRILVGYWVDKGDANEEAKKFMETLKNKKVGTFGTLGAYPDSEHAQKCVEKISEALKANGNTVVAEFICQGAIDPKIIETMRKMGSNGPHAPTPEREARWAEAAKHPNEADFSAAKDVFGKLD; encoded by the coding sequence ATGAAAACACTTGTAACATATTCAACATTGACAGGGAACACAAAAAAAGTAGCAGAGGCTGTGTTTGAAGCAGTCAGCGGTGAAAAAGAAATAATGGATATAAAAAGCATAAAAGAAACAGACGGATATGACAGAATACTTGTAGGATACTGGGTTGATAAAGGTGATGCAAATGAAGAGGCTAAAAAATTCATGGAAACACTGAAAAATAAAAAAGTAGGAACATTTGGAACTTTGGGTGCATATCCTGATTCAGAGCATGCACAAAAGTGTGTGGAAAAAATAAGTGAAGCATTAAAAGCAAATGGTAATACAGTAGTTGCAGAATTTATATGTCAGGGCGCGATAGATCCTAAAATAATAGAAACAATGAGAAAAATGGGATCGAACGGACCGCATGCACCTACGCCGGAAAGAGAAGCAAGATGGGCTGAAGCAGCAAAGCATCCAAATGAAGCAGATTTTTCAGCTGCCAAGGATGTTTTCGGGAAATTAGATTAA
- the guaD gene encoding guanine deaminase has translation MIKEIKIYKGDIIFCESPDKFTTLENGYIITENNKIKETVQELPAEYSDIEILDFSENLIIPGFVDIHLHAPQFENLGLGYDNELLPWLENYTFPEEAKFSDTKYAEEIYKKFIKALYMHGTARSVVFSSLHLESTEILADLFLESGLGAYIGKVNMDRNSPSYLTENYKKSLEETEYFIKKYNKPDSMIKPIITPRFIPTCTPELMDGLSKLSEKYNVPVQSHLSENLSEIEWVKELHKEIETYAGVYNHYKMFGDRPTIMAHCIHNTDDEIKLMKEKGVFVAHCPTSNFNLSSGIAPIRKFLDNNVKVGIGTDIAGGHTISIPETIISAIHASKMYSVYADRTFHSLSISEAFFMATKGGGEFFGKVGSFEKDYEFDALIINDNELSGGSNKTIQERLEKYIYFGAKEDIIKMFVSGKEINRERF, from the coding sequence ATGATAAAAGAAATAAAAATATACAAGGGTGATATCATATTCTGTGAATCTCCCGATAAATTTACAACACTTGAAAACGGATACATCATAACTGAAAATAATAAAATTAAAGAAACTGTTCAGGAGCTCCCGGCAGAATATTCTGACATTGAAATTTTGGATTTTTCAGAAAATCTTATTATTCCGGGATTTGTGGATATCCATCTTCATGCCCCGCAGTTTGAAAATCTGGGACTGGGCTATGACAATGAGCTTCTACCGTGGCTTGAAAACTACACATTTCCTGAAGAAGCCAAATTTAGCGATACTAAATATGCAGAAGAAATTTATAAAAAATTTATAAAGGCATTATATATGCACGGAACTGCAAGAAGTGTGGTTTTCTCCTCACTTCATCTAGAATCTACCGAAATTCTCGCTGACTTATTTCTGGAATCAGGTCTTGGGGCATATATAGGCAAAGTAAATATGGACAGGAATTCTCCTTCATATCTAACTGAAAACTATAAAAAATCTCTTGAAGAAACTGAATATTTTATAAAAAAATATAATAAGCCTGACAGCATGATAAAGCCTATCATTACTCCCAGATTTATTCCCACATGTACCCCTGAGCTGATGGATGGTCTGTCAAAGCTTTCAGAAAAATATAATGTTCCTGTTCAGTCACATCTGTCGGAAAATCTGTCAGAAATTGAATGGGTAAAGGAATTGCACAAAGAAATAGAAACTTATGCAGGAGTCTATAACCACTACAAAATGTTCGGCGACAGACCTACGATAATGGCTCACTGTATTCATAATACCGATGACGAAATAAAATTAATGAAGGAAAAAGGAGTTTTTGTAGCTCACTGTCCTACTTCAAATTTTAATCTTTCCAGCGGAATAGCCCCTATAAGAAAATTTTTGGATAATAACGTAAAAGTGGGAATAGGAACTGATATTGCCGGCGGTCATACTATATCCATACCCGAAACAATTATTTCCGCTATACATGCTTCAAAAATGTACAGTGTTTATGCTGACAGGACTTTTCATTCCCTGAGCATCTCAGAAGCTTTTTTTATGGCTACAAAAGGCGGAGGAGAGTTTTTCGGAAAAGTCGGGAGCTTTGAGAAAGATTATGAATTCGATGCTTTGATTATAAATGATAATGAACTAAGCGGAGGCAGCAATAAAACTATTCAGGAAAGACTTGAAAAATATATTTATTTCGGTGCAAAAGAAGATATTATAAAAATGTTTGTTTCGGGGAAAGAGATAAACAGAGAGAGATTTTAA